The Deinococcus aerolatus genome segment CCTGGCGCTCCAGTCGGCCCTGCTGCTCGGAGGCAGGTGAATCCGGCGGTGGGCCTCCAGACGGGAGAGGACAGGAAGCTGCGGCCTCAAGGTTGCACAGCAACATGGGACGGGGCATTCCCAGGCCGCGCACTTTACGGGAACTTAACACCATGTCAGTAGCCTTGCTGGCAGAGGTAGATGACATGAAAAAGAGACTCACAGCGGCGTTCACCATCACCACCCTGGGCACGCTTGCCTTCGCACAGACGGGCATGACTCACGGCGGCATGGATCACAGCCAGATGGGCATGGGCGGCGGCATGCAGATGACCGACATGATGGGCATGATGGGCGGCCTGGACAAGCTGAGCGGCAAGGGGTTCGACCGGGCCTTCCTGTCGATGATGGTTCCCCACCATCAGGCGGCGGTGGAGATGAGCCGCGAGATCCTGAAGACCACCAGGAACGCGCAGGTCAAGACCTGGGCGACCAGCATCATCAAGGACCAGAACACCGAGATTGCCC includes the following:
- a CDS encoding DUF305 domain-containing protein — encoded protein: MKKRLTAAFTITTLGTLAFAQTGMTHGGMDHSQMGMGGGMQMTDMMGMMGGLDKLSGKGFDRAFLSMMVPHHQAAVEMSREILKTTRNAQVKTWATSIIKDQNTEIAQMNTLLKSYGGVDSKMAASMKGMMTGMVGDIRKAGPGDKDRAFVKGMVPHHGSALMMANMALMQSQNKDILKLSRDIGRGQAQEIYDFQLWLLK